The proteins below come from a single Aegilops tauschii subsp. strangulata cultivar AL8/78 chromosome 6, Aet v6.0, whole genome shotgun sequence genomic window:
- the LOC141025739 gene encoding uncharacterized protein: protein MGAYGSLFFYQWLYQIRSRIDKSQRHSSVLYGKRRVDEILQGHVKNCLVAFRMEPHIFELLASYLRRGNLIKDKTIKVEEKLGFFLYMLSHNASFDDLQLEYQHSGWTFHEYIKSFFDIIPILSCRFLRHQSIDEPHPKIAGDPRFFPYFENCIGAIDGTHVPMTVTPDKAAPFRNRKGTLSQNVMVACDFDLNFTFISCGWEGLATDARVLQSAMNHGFKVSEGKFYLFDGGYANTTSFLAPYRGVRYHLKEFGHGRHRPQNYKELFNLWHAVLRNHVERAIRILKKRFPILRVGTYHQIENQVKIPAATTVFRNIIRMHKGDEKWLDNQPNNIPPIEFVDLPDDDDHQHGHRAEGNYNFISFEPSQPDITQVEYDVEEEEAEEADTDELQILEEGDVVGARVGEKRVAAADPGGMDEQVGEKRVPTAGPALPWKEAKKPKKTGDAMVEVMQQYVNIKKKQAEDEVALLTKESAGSTNGQEFSISKCISLVHKMDSIACHERARAFKVFKNAKNRETFITSAAEDEESAVMWRRSEMAELPT from the exons atgggggcgtatggaagcctctttttctaccagTGGTTGTACCAGATCCGTAGTAGAATTGACAAAAGTCAGCGACATAGCTCAGTCCTGTATGGCAAGAGGCGTGTTGATGAAATCCTTCAAGGTCATGTCAAGAATTGTCTGGTAGCTTTTAGGATGGAGCCGCATATCTTTGAACTGCTGGCATCATATCTTAGAAGGGGAAATTTAATAAAGGATAAGACAATCAAGGTGGAGGAGAAATTAGGCTTTTTCCTTTACATGTTGTCTCACAATGCATCTTTTGATGATCTGCAACTAGAATACCAACATAGTGGGTGGACCTTCCATGAATACATCAAGTCTTTCTTCGACATCATCCCCATTCTATCTTGTCGATTTCTGAGGCATCAAAGCATCGATGAACCTCATCCAAAGATTGCTGGAGATCCAAGATTCTTCCCATACTTTGAG AATTGCATAGGCGCCATCGATGGAACTCATGTTCCTATGACTGTAACACCTGACAAAGCCGCTCCTTTCCGGAATAGGAAGGGAACTCTTAGCCAAAATGTCATGGTCGCATGTGACTTTGACCTAAACTTCACATTCATCTCGTGTGGTTGGGAAGGGTTAGCTACAGATGCTAGAGTGCTCCAGTCAGCCATGAACCATGGCTTTAAAGTATCCGAAGGAAAGTTCTATTTGTTTGATGGTGGTTATGCAAATACCACGTCTTTCCTTGCACCGTATCGGGGTGTCCGGTATCACCTCAAGGAGTTTGGGCATGGGCGCCATCGACCACAAAACTACAAGGAGTTGTTCAATCTTTGGCATGCCGTGTTGCGCAACCATGTGGAAAGGGCCATAAGAATTCTTAAGAAGCGTTTCCCAATTCTTCGTGTTGGTACATACCATCAAATAGAAAACCAAGTCAAGATCCCAGCAGCTACGACAGTCTTTCGTAATATCATCAGGATGCATAAGGGCGATGAAAAATGGCTTGATAATCAACCCAATAACATACCTCCCATCGAATTTGTTGACCTTCCGGATGATGATGATCACCAACACG GCCATAGAGCTGAAGGTAATTACAATTTCATATCTTTTGAACCATCACAACCAGATATTACACAAGTGGAATATGATGTTGAAGAAGAGGAGGCAGAAGAGGCAGATACTGATGAATTGCAGATCCTGGAGGAAGGGGATGTTGTTGGTGCTAGAGTTGGTGAAAAGAGGGTTGCCGCCGCTGATCCTGGAGGAATGGATGAACAAGTCGGTGAAAAGAGGGTTCCTACTGCTGGTCCtgcacta CCTTGGAAGGAGGCAAAGAAGCCAAAGAAGACTGGAGATGCAATGGTGGAAGTGATGCAGCAGTATGTGAACATAAAGAAGAAACAAGCGGAGGATGAAGTCGCCTTACTGACAAAAGAGAGCGCTGGATCAACAAATGGGCAAGAGTTCTCCATCAGCAAGTGCATTTCTCTAGTGCACAAGATGGACAGCATCGCATGCCATGAGAGAGCCAGAGCGTTCAAGGTGTTTAAAAATGCTAAGAACCGTGAAACCTTCATCACTTCTGCTGCCGAGGATGAAGAGAGTGCGGTCATGTGGCGTCGGAGCGAAATGGCTGAGTTGCCTACCTAG
- the LOC109784369 gene encoding uncharacterized protein produces the protein MQASSPQSPHPHETLAAESRSPSRLRRDGSTPTPMIVDQMPMPQKRRRRRRRPLEEGVSRRRLGDGGASLSGSLVYSDSDSSSRVDGGSPPPDEPATEPRYHEIVASRLAQLQLPVGSEWDLAGFSNIPSREILEALTRKSFHDDESRAALVQYQIQCFFNEAQEGRDRDSQGKSDSAVVVVAEPANDAITKQQHKSDCEKLAARMTEIETYTELDQEETNKFHLKYALYRIKACLLLKGVPVDKIDDAALERKYPPELIVKNDYFFHYVQDGFFGWYFDSELCYKKSLSDYQRLVIFNDGGVEYTSWSRYRAFYSTPDADRDYLQYWETIVKEIKWVEQYLLINESSIEWARIHSKATFQACRIAAGFQNMTLELAAVGLHEYIWDARINLMFVKDRDGVFYQIWKRVNDNHQLSFRDALEQVYGENLYSAHDRSMKYELNYGGSNMEHVFDRCTKGISDSVPECKARELIAQEIRWTSLSSGTYAQYARKKLKIAELIGLIPRTR, from the exons aTGCAGGCCTCGTCTCCCCAATCCCCCCATCCACACGAAACCCTAGCGGCCGAATCGCGATCCCCTTCCCGTCTCCGTCGCGACGGCTCCACCCCTACCCCTATGATCGTCGATCAGATGCCGATGCCGCAGAAgcggcgccgccgccggaggaggcCTCTTGAAGAAGGAGTGTCCCGCCGGCGCCTTGGTGACGGTGGCGCATCGTTGTCTGGATCCCTTGTCTATTCGGACTCTGATAGCAGCAGCCGTGTGGATGGAGGCTCTCCGCCGCCCGACGAGCCTGCAACAGAGCCAAGGTACCATGAAATTGTTGCCTCGCGCCTCGCCCAATTGCAGTTACCAGTCGGCTCGGAATGGGACTTGGCCGGTTTTTCAAATATCCCTTCCCGCGAAATCCTCGAAGCCCTTACTCGTAAATCTTTCCACGATGATGAGTCGCGAGCTGCTCTAGTACAATATCAAATCCAGTGTTTCTTCAACGAGGCCCAAGAGGGACGAGACAGAGATTCACAAGGAAAATCTGATTCGGCCGTCGTTGTTGTTGCTGAACCGGCCAATGATGCTATCACGAAGCAGCAACACAAAAGCGACTGTGAAAAGCTAGCGGCCCGCATGACTGAAATTGAGACTTACACCGAACTGGACCAAGAGGAGACCAACAAGTTCCATCTCAAGTATGCGCTTTATCGCATCAAAGCTTGCCTG CTGTTGAAAGGAGTGCCGGTTGACAAGATTGATGATGCTGCGTTGGAACGCAAGTACCCTCCAGAGCTTATCGTTAAGAACGACTACTTCTTTCACTACGTCCAGGATGGCTTCTTTGGTTGGTATTTTGATTCCGAACTCTGTTACAAAAAGTCCTTGAGCGACTACCAGCGGCTAGTCATTTTCAACGAT GGTGGTGTTGAGTATACAAGTTGGAGTAGATACCGAGCATTTTATAGCACCCCTGACGCTGATAGAGATTATCTCCAATACTGGGAAACAATTGTGAAGGAAATTAAA TGGGTTGAACAGTATTTGCTGATAAATGAGTCGTCTATTGAG TGGGCGCGTATACATTCAAAGGCCACATTCCAAGCATGTAGGATCGCAGCTGGGTTTCAGAACATGACTCTGGAACTAGCAGCTGTTGGTTTGCAT GAGTATATATGGGATGCACGCATAAATCTCATGTTTGTGAAAGATCGTGATGGTGTCTTCTATCAGATTTGGAAGCGGGTCAATGATAATCATCAG CTGAGTTTCAGAGATGCTCTTGAGCAAGTTTATGGTGAAAACTTGTATTCAGCACACGACCGCAGTATGAAGTATGAGCTGAATTACGGCGGTTCCAACATGGAGCATGTT TTTGATCGGTGCACGAAAGGCATTAGTGACAGT GTTCCAGAATGTAAAGCCCGTGAGCTGATTGCACAGGAGATCCGTTGGACG AGTTTGTCGTCTGGAACATATGCGCAGTACGCCAGGAAGAAGCTGAAGATTGCAGAACTGATAGGATTAATTCCAAGGACAAGATAG